Within Synergistaceae bacterium, the genomic segment TCGTTACTCATTGAAAATCGGTCATGGACACCTTTTTTACGAAAAGTCGGATAACGGGCACACCCGGTAAAAAAATTTCGAAATGCCGCGCCTAATTGCATGATAGCCATCTGCGGAGCGCACTTGGTGACCTCCAGCATCCATGGAAAGTCTGTTCGTTTGATACTGTTCAGTTTGCGCCGTAGTGCCATCTGGTTAGGTTTTGGGTTTGCAGAGTCGGCTTTCCACGCCTCGTACTGCCGCTTCCATTCAGCCAACGCCTCAGCCAATGCCCAATTGTACGCAAACCGGGCGCAACCTGCCGCACGGGCAAAATATGTTGCTTGCTTGTTATTCGGATTGAGGACTATCCGAGGACTATCCGAGGACTATCCTATGCGCTATCAACATGATGGCCGCCTACTATAATGTTCTGTTTTAATTCGTCCGATTTTTTCCCAACGCCGTAGCGCCGTAGCATTGTGATTGAAACCCCTAATGTTTCAAATGCTTCACCTATGCTTAACAATCTATTCATAATTACTATATTAACATAGATTTAATTATATTTCTATCGTACTGTTCACACCCTTTTCTCGAATCTGTATCCCTTCCATCTGTAAACCATAAAGCGAGTGCTCAAGATCGTTTTCTATCAGCGAGGAAACGCCCCGTAACTGTAATCTCAGCGTCACAAGGCGCATTTCGTCCCTAAAACTATCTTCCATGAGTTGTCTCGGGATCAAGAACGTTCCCGTCGATGCTTCTCCATCGATCTCCCAGATTCCGATTTGCCGATGATTGATAAAAACCTCAATGGACAGTTTGCGCGCCGCCTTTCCCGTCCTTTCTCTTTCCTCGTCGAACACGAGGCCCCTCAACAACACTTCCCAGTCGTTCACCGACTCTCGGTCCAAGGACATGTAAAACTTCACTTTGTTAGCATAAGTTCTCCAAACGATAAAACGGGAAAAATCTTTTGAAGAGGTCTCCTCAGCAGGAACCAGTCCCTCCGACATTCTGAGCCAGGGCAGCGCATCCTCTTGGGCAAAAATAAGGGGCGTCTCCGGCACGGGT encodes:
- a CDS encoding helix-turn-helix domain-containing protein encodes the protein MVLNPNNKQATYFARAAGCARFAYNWALAEALAEWKRQYEAWKADSANPKPNQMALRRKLNSIKRTDFPWMLEVTKCAPQMAIMQLGAAFRNFFTGCARYPTFRKKGVHDRFSMSN